A window of the Podarcis raffonei isolate rPodRaf1 chromosome 4, rPodRaf1.pri, whole genome shotgun sequence genome harbors these coding sequences:
- the LOC128412772 gene encoding apovitellenin-1-like: protein MLQYKAWAVTLILLLANTLTEVDAKAISKRHVRNDWMVIPDAIAFYVFDAVNKVSPKTAEFLYGAFQNPIILETRNFFIKTTTEINRAFQQLVENIHGLWTKEEAEPAQH, encoded by the exons ATGCTTCAGTATAAAGCTTGGGCTGTCACTCTGATCCTTCTCCTTGCAAATACCCTTACTG aaGTTGATGCTAAAGCCATCTCAAAGAGGCATGTCCGTAATGATTGGATGGTCATACCTGACGCAATTGCATTTTATGTGTTCGATGCTGTGAACAAAGTGTCTCCTAAAACTGCTGAGTTCTTGTATGGTGCTTTCCAGAATCCAATCATTCTTGAGACAAG AAACTTCTTCATAAAGACAACAACTGAAATCAATCGAGCATTTCAACAACTGGTGGAGAATATACATGGTTTATGGacaaaagaagaagcagaacCAGCACAGCACTAG
- the ILDR1 gene encoding immunoglobulin-like domain-containing receptor 1 codes for MAWSWRWQHLGLFLGLSWLPTGCFSILVTVPVAERYTTLFASVTLRCDYSTSAPLQDVLVTWRYKSFCKDPILDYYSVAYQAGLAIGQDPSNDCNDNQREIRIVAQRRGQNEPVLGVDYRQRRITIQNKADLLINEVMWWDHGVYYCNVEAPGDTSGDSDIEVKLIVLNWLTVVLIVLGGLLLLMLIGVCWCQCCPQHCCCHVRCACCPTRCCCNEKVLERHQFMKQAQQLFPWMTHHSQSSSYQLNPLLQRDMSLQSSQPRMPPLTQLPSNKILEQLESEVRNLGVSQPMIPPHRVESSRHPSILSSLGSEIVERRVIQLPPIIERIPSSRRTSGSSRPRRSTYASRPRSQASDDERERRRRRLSLDEEEDSYSSYDQELRNRPRDRIVERQRAGSHYDRSRSSRPDLSPILHGRNSSDSYPEEDRRERSARHPSDRRYSGQRAYRPLSQRSRDSYRQGRRRRHRSCSPPSHRESWSSSDEYERFQGNSRRHRQRRSPDWPEKPPSYRSVEIIPAKGDKARSLAEQQSEKGSSRSGRSVVI; via the exons aTGGCCTGGAGCTGGCGATGGCAACACCTAGGGCTCTTTCTCGGCCTCAGCTGGCTCCCGACAG GTTGCTTCTCCATCCTGGTGACTGTGCCAGTTGCTGAGCGATACACAACTTTATTTGCCTCTGTGACCCTCAGGTGTGACTACAGTACCTCTGCCCCACTGCAGGATGTGCTAGTTACTTGGCGCTATAAGTCCTTTTGCAAGGATCCCATCCTTGACTACTACAGTGTTG CCTATCAAGCAGGCCTAGCTATTGGCCAGGACCCTTCCAACGACTGCAATGACAATCAGCGGGAAATACGCATTGTTGCTCAGAGAAGAGGGCAAAATGAACCTGTGCTTGGTGTTGATTACAGACAGCGGAGGATAACCATTCAGAACA AAGCAGATCTCCTGATCAATGAAGTGATGTGGTGGGACCATGGAGTCTACTACTGTAATGTTGAAGCTCCAGGAGATACAAGCGGTGACTCAGACATAGAGGTCAAGCTCATTGTTCTCA ACTGGCTGACTGTCGTCCTTATTGTCCTTggtggcctcctcctcctcatgctGATAGGGGTGTGCTGGTGCCAGTGTTGCCCTCAGCATTGCTGCTGCCATGTGCGCTGTGCCTGCTGCCCAACTCGCTGCTGCTGCAATGAGAAAG TGCTGGAACGACATCAGTTCATGAAacaggctcaacaacttttcccATGGATGACACACCACTCCCAGTCATCTTCATATCAACTAAACCCATTGCTACAGAGAG ATATGTCTCTGCAGAGCAGTCAGCCACGGATGCCTCCACTTACCCAGTTGCCCTCCAACAAGATCTTGGAGCAGCTTGAGTCTGAGGTCAGGAACCTTGGCGTTTCCCAGCCCATGATACCTCCGCACCGCGTTGAGAGCAGTCGTCATCCTAGCATCCTCtcctctctgggctcagagatTGTGGAACGCAGAGTGATCCAGCTGCCTCCCATCATTGAGCGCATCCCATCCTCCCGCAGAACTAGTGGTTCGTCACGACCACGGCGGTCGACATATGCCTCGCGACCCCGGAGCCAGGCGAGTGACGacgagagggagaggaggaggaggcgcttgTCTTTGGATGAAGAAGAAGATTCCTACTCCAGTTACGACCAGGAACTCCGGAACAGACCTAGAGACCGCATAGTCGAGAGGCAGAGGGCTGGCAGCCATTATGACAGGTCTCGGAGTTCTAGGCCAGACTTATCTCCCATTTTGCATGGTAGGAACAGTTCTGATTCATATCCTGAGGAGGATAGAAGGGAGCGTTCCGCACGGCATCCCTCTGACAGAAGGTATTCAGGGCAGCGGGCTTATCGACCTCTCAGTCAGAGGAGCAGGGACTCTTATCGccagggccgccgccgccgccatcgcaGCTGTTCTCCACCATCCCACCGGGAGTCGTGGAGTTCATCTGATGAGTACGAGCGCTTCCAAGGGAACAGCAGGCGGCATCGCCAGCGCCGCTCTCCAGACTGGCCAGAGAAACCCCCTAGTTACCGCTCGGTAGAAATCATCCCAGCCAAAGGCGACAAAGCCAGAAGCCTTGCAGAGCAGCAATCG gAAAAAGGCAGTTCTCGCAGCGGAAGAAGCGTTGTCATTTAG